A window of the Plasmodium vinckei vinckei genome assembly, chromosome: PVVCY_08 genome harbors these coding sequences:
- a CDS encoding long chain fatty acid elongation enzyme, putative produces the protein MKIINEEYWVPGKGRELAIKYEPVILGISFLYIPLIFIFQKIMKNKKEIEAKYIKILWNISLSFLSFLGALFIILYDKNVLKYLILEEKEYSAITRAVICIFTLTKVVEYGDTLFLILKKKKLTFLHSYHHLSVVIYCLYSQKELVSHAHYFVFLNLIVHSIMYCYFGCIYIIPKIVYRFRKLITCLQIFQMFIGIFISYYAIQNVDNHVYVNNAIASFTLYLTYAFLFLNFYFNNYYRNIKGDVATYMISMHVLGFIGFIMVCKSKDIFKLFIEVLVGCIFTLSLLKFSFYFNEKYYHSFKNKIPETNFNEQIQMFKKYKNIYYSNMALLKKIIINMIKTFLLCFNGFATYAHDNIFIFVNFYSKKIKEIQNEGNIIEKQEAENCHTSKTENCHIAKTENDHIAKTKNRKQTNSFPDNIQKSNKISKEDIERKNKNSLNFQSCLNFQNCYNLIKYIYNTSIISYIISKPPIETISRKENHKNDEISVEHNIYKNYNVFYIIKKIIECYLLYLICLIMPIYYGLKVYNDAVLGLCVHGAFRWVIEIYFTKIFKKSEKRKYY, from the coding sequence atgaaaattataaatgaaGAGTATTGGGTCCCAGGAAAGGGAAGAGAACTAGCGATAAAATATGAGCCAGTAATTTTAGGgatatcttttttatatattccattaatatttatatttcaaaaaataatgaaaaataaaaaagaaattgaagcaaaatatataaaaattttgtgGAATATAAGCTTATCGTTTTTGTCATTTCTAGGagctttatttattatattatatgataaaaatgttttaaaatatttaattttagaagaaaaagaatatagTGCTATAACAAGAGCagttatatgtatatttacattaaCAAAAGTAGTAGAATATGGtgatacattatttttaatattaaaaaaaaagaaattaacatttttacataGTTATCACCATTTAAGTGTtgtaatatattgtttatacTCTCAAAAAGAATTAGTATCACATGcacattattttgtatttttaaatttaatagtACATAGTATTATGTATTGTTATTTTggttgtatatatattatacctAAAATAGTATATAGGTTCCGTAAACTTATAACATGTttacaaatatttcaaatgtttataggaatatttatttcctaTTATGCTATCCAAAATGTAGACAACCATgtttatgtaaataatgCGATTGCAAGTTTTACTTTATATTTAacatatgcatttttatttttaaatttttattttaataattattatagaaatataaagGGAGATGTTGCTACGTACATGATAAGTATGCATGTACTAGGATTTATAGGATTTATAATGGTGTGTAAAAGTAAagacatttttaaattatttattgaaGTATTAGTAGGatgtatatttacattatctttattaaaattttcattttattttaatgaaaaatattatcattcctttaaaaacaaaataccagaaacaaattttaatgaaCAAATCCAAAtgttcaaaaaatataaaaatatttattattccaATATGgctttattaaaaaaaattattattaatatgataaaaacatttttattatgttttaatGGATTTGCAACATATGCacatgataatatttttatttttgtaaatttctattcgaaaaaaattaaagaaattCAAAATGAAGGGAACATCATAGAAAAACAAGAAGCAGAAAATTGTCACACTTCTAAGACAGAAAATTGTCACATTGCTAAGACAGAAAATGATCATATTgccaaaacaaaaaatagaaagCAGACTAATTCTTTTCCAGACAATATACAAAAGTCTAATAAAATTAGTAAAGAGGATATagagagaaaaaataaaaactcTTTAAACTTTCAAAGTTGTTTAAACTTTCAAAATTGTTATaacttaataaaatatatatataatacttcTATCATATCCTATATAATATCAAAGCCACCTATAGAGACCATTTcaagaaaagaaaatcaCAAGAATGATGAAATATCAGTAGAAcacaatatttataaaaattataacgtgttttatataattaaaaagataatagaatgttatttattatatcttatttgtttaattatGCCAATATATTATGGACTTAAAGTTTATAACGATGCGGTATTAGGCTTATGTGTTCATGGGGCATTTCGATGGGTTATTGAAATATACTTtactaaaatatttaaaaaatcagaaaaaagaaagtattactaa